A single window of Pseudarthrobacter defluvii DNA harbors:
- a CDS encoding SHOCT domain-containing protein yields the protein MEGFKGDQMAEQVFKLGFGNGSLIDNGDGTASYRNITPEFLVAIADITGFSYTRDADYHLTLKLLGHGTELASARVGKSTARKIEEWFRAHPDFGQRDHDVPDAAPALLDPRLIADELTKLAGLRDAGVLTDTEFATQKARLLG from the coding sequence GTGGAAGGCTTCAAGGGGGATCAGATGGCAGAACAGGTGTTCAAACTTGGCTTCGGAAACGGAAGCCTCATCGACAACGGCGATGGTACGGCCTCCTACAGGAACATCACACCGGAGTTCCTTGTGGCGATAGCGGACATCACGGGATTCTCTTACACCAGGGACGCCGACTATCACCTGACGCTGAAACTTCTTGGTCACGGCACAGAATTGGCGTCGGCACGTGTGGGCAAGTCCACTGCCAGGAAAATCGAAGAATGGTTCCGGGCCCACCCTGATTTCGGGCAGCGCGACCACGATGTTCCTGATGCGGCGCCGGCGTTGTTAGACCCAAGGCTGATTGCGGACGAACTGACCAAGCTGGCAGGACTTCGAGATGCCGGCGTGCTGACCGATACCGAGTTCGCGACGCAAAAGGCGCGTCTTCTGGGCTGA
- a CDS encoding tyrosine-type recombinase/integrase yields the protein MLRRLIRDIKRHEHLVGLGPDQLCPSSGSSKDLDSHRRDIIHWLQVGYEEMTGADPTRRLIWDFRTLDLRGSTRSTHRRTHGGRADFTSISQAWLRDLAMEKCRTFTTSTKILELLNAVEVASRALEATADGGHHIKDLGPQHLDAITQAFRNWTHPDGQPRSTTRRYVGLEAVFALVDFGRRSRKLEGVTDAFLRDPEAHRLQLDPPAREEVGKAIPEAVITQLDQNLAQLECNAKYPDMAEDHQRLMIRTLYIVLRDTGRRPREVCALRTDCVKFDADGPVLIWDNTKAGRNRRHLPIPSETAESIAAWRAVRDTLTTGDPRDGYLFPSGTPDRIDPYFRPASLARSLKIWLDAIPDLLSDATDARGDRIPFDRLKVYPYAFRHSYAQRHADAGVPVDVLCELMDHRSISTTQGYYRVNQKRKREAIRTLSMHVTDRRGHPAPTASSTAYEMRSVAAPFGNCIEPSNVKAGGGSCPIRFQCSGCGFYRPDPSYLPVIEDHIRSLKADRETAAAMDVDSYVLRNLDDQIDSYRRVLSAMKDRLDALPHEEQQEVEQAAILLRRLRAGSGSRTQLPLTVKVRARTP from the coding sequence ATGCTCCGGAGGCTGATCAGGGACATTAAGCGTCATGAGCACCTGGTTGGTCTGGGCCCCGACCAGCTCTGCCCTAGCAGCGGTAGCAGCAAAGACCTGGACAGCCACCGGCGCGACATCATTCACTGGCTGCAGGTCGGCTACGAGGAGATGACCGGCGCCGACCCCACCCGTCGCCTTATCTGGGACTTCCGGACCCTCGACCTGCGCGGGAGCACCCGGTCCACGCACCGCCGAACCCATGGCGGCAGGGCCGATTTCACTTCAATCAGCCAAGCCTGGCTGAGGGACCTCGCGATGGAAAAATGCCGAACCTTCACGACTAGCACCAAAATCCTCGAACTCCTCAACGCAGTCGAGGTGGCATCACGGGCCCTTGAAGCCACCGCAGACGGCGGCCACCACATCAAGGACCTCGGCCCACAGCACCTGGACGCCATCACCCAGGCCTTCCGGAACTGGACCCACCCTGACGGGCAACCGCGCAGCACCACCCGCCGCTATGTCGGACTCGAAGCAGTGTTCGCCCTGGTCGACTTCGGCCGCCGCTCCCGCAAGTTGGAAGGTGTCACCGACGCCTTCCTGCGGGACCCCGAGGCCCATCGCCTCCAACTGGACCCACCGGCACGAGAGGAAGTCGGCAAAGCCATTCCAGAGGCTGTCATCACCCAGCTCGATCAGAACCTGGCCCAATTGGAATGCAATGCCAAATACCCCGATATGGCCGAGGACCATCAGCGCCTCATGATCCGCACCCTGTACATCGTCTTGCGTGACACCGGACGTCGGCCACGAGAAGTCTGCGCACTCCGCACCGACTGTGTTAAGTTCGATGCCGACGGACCCGTACTGATCTGGGACAACACCAAAGCCGGCCGGAACCGACGCCACCTGCCAATCCCTTCAGAGACCGCCGAATCCATCGCCGCCTGGCGGGCAGTCAGAGACACACTAACCACCGGCGATCCCCGCGACGGCTACCTCTTCCCCTCCGGAACTCCCGATCGAATCGACCCTTACTTCCGGCCGGCAAGCCTTGCCCGGTCGCTGAAAATCTGGCTCGATGCGATACCGGATCTGCTCAGCGACGCCACCGATGCCCGCGGTGACCGCATCCCCTTCGACCGGTTGAAGGTCTATCCCTACGCATTCCGCCACTCGTACGCCCAGCGTCACGCCGACGCCGGGGTACCAGTCGATGTCTTGTGCGAGCTGATGGACCACCGGAGTATCTCGACTACCCAGGGCTACTACCGGGTGAACCAAAAACGGAAGCGCGAAGCAATCCGGACCCTGAGCATGCACGTCACAGACCGCCGCGGTCACCCCGCGCCGACCGCTTCGAGCACAGCTTATGAAATGCGCTCGGTGGCAGCCCCGTTCGGCAACTGCATCGAGCCGTCCAACGTCAAAGCCGGCGGAGGAAGCTGCCCCATCCGGTTCCAATGCTCAGGCTGCGGCTTTTACCGCCCGGACCCGTCCTACCTGCCCGTGATCGAGGACCACATCCGCTCGCTCAAGGCTGACCGCGAGACAGCAGCCGCCATGGACGTCGACAGCTACGTGCTGCGCAACCTCGATGACCAGATCGACAGCTACCGGCGCGTCCTGAGCGCCATGAAGGATCGCCTGGACGCCCTTCCGCACGAGGAGCAACAGGAGGTCGAGCAGGCCGCCATTCTGCTCCGCCGCCTACGCGCCGGCAGCGGCAGCCGCACACAGCTACCCCTCACCGTCAAAGTCCGGGCACGCACCCCATGA
- a CDS encoding IS30 family transposase, translating to MLGAVLSEAQQYRAARAQKYWQLMRNGVSNAEACRLLGMHRRTGTQLRQASNFQIPPITAPAVTAGRYLDARERLRIADLLRLGHSMRRIAVELGRHASTIKRELDRHRDAQGVYLPRTADHDARLQRARPKVHKLAANTRLRTLVQRKLNRFWSPDEICGWMKKTYPDDQTMRLCPETIYRALLLREDHGLHQRYATKLRTGRRIRKTRWRTRIGQGSRIRNMTMIGQRPAEAETRLEAGHWEGDLIVGVGSVSAMMTLRERKTQYGIIVNLPLDHTAASVTAAAISAFAKLPTHLKRTLTWDQGVEMASHEELTKKTGVPVYFAERSSPWQRGANENFNGLARQYFPKGTNLAVHSVEHVSHVMRELNERPRKTLDYDTPAARFKAEHTGQAPALR from the coding sequence ATGCTCGGTGCGGTGCTCTCAGAGGCGCAGCAGTACCGTGCTGCGCGGGCCCAGAAGTATTGGCAGCTGATGCGCAACGGGGTGAGCAATGCAGAAGCATGCAGACTTCTCGGTATGCACCGAAGAACGGGGACGCAGCTGCGTCAAGCCAGCAATTTCCAGATCCCGCCCATCACAGCGCCGGCCGTAACTGCCGGCCGCTACCTAGACGCGCGGGAGCGGTTGCGGATCGCGGACCTGCTTCGGCTGGGGCACTCGATGCGGCGCATCGCGGTGGAACTGGGCCGTCACGCTTCCACGATCAAACGGGAACTCGACCGTCATCGTGACGCTCAGGGCGTCTACCTGCCCCGTACCGCCGATCATGACGCCCGGCTGCAACGGGCCCGACCGAAAGTGCATAAGCTCGCTGCCAACACGCGGCTGCGCACCCTTGTGCAACGCAAGCTCAACCGTTTCTGGTCGCCGGACGAAATCTGCGGGTGGATGAAGAAGACATACCCCGATGACCAGACGATGCGGTTGTGCCCGGAAACGATCTACCGGGCACTGCTGCTGCGTGAGGACCACGGCCTGCACCAACGGTATGCCACGAAGCTGCGCACCGGTCGTCGGATCCGCAAGACGCGCTGGCGCACCCGCATCGGGCAGGGATCCCGGATCCGCAACATGACCATGATCGGCCAGCGGCCGGCAGAGGCGGAAACCCGTCTAGAGGCTGGCCACTGGGAGGGTGACCTCATCGTCGGCGTCGGGTCAGTCTCGGCGATGATGACACTCAGGGAAAGGAAAACCCAGTACGGCATCATCGTGAATCTTCCCCTGGATCACACCGCTGCGAGCGTCACCGCGGCCGCCATCAGCGCGTTCGCAAAGCTGCCAACACACCTGAAGCGAACACTCACCTGGGACCAGGGCGTGGAAATGGCCAGCCACGAGGAACTAACAAAGAAGACCGGGGTTCCGGTCTACTTTGCCGAACGCTCAAGCCCCTGGCAGCGCGGGGCTAACGAGAACTTCAACGGGCTGGCCCGCCAGTATTTCCCCAAAGGCACCAACCTGGCCGTTCACAGCGTTGAGCACGTCTCGCACGTGATGCGCGAACTTAATGAACGGCCAAGGAAGACCCTCGACTACGACACCCCGGCAGCACGATTCAAAGCCGAACACACCGGGCAGGCCCCCGCTTTGCGATAG
- a CDS encoding DUF6262 family protein: MTTDTTRDPAPRTPAQVLLESRQKESRNKRAAVTRELNTMLEDGDPITFVKVARRANVSTWLVYSPGTREQVQEAITKQRQPDTATSQPAGIESLRTDLALARQEITVLRREREDLRAKLRQALGRQLNNLSTAPLVDRLNRLAGELAETRASNTELKLQVAALQDDLTAARTSLRRMIRERNTDTPG; encoded by the coding sequence ATGACGACGGACACGACGCGGGACCCCGCGCCCAGAACTCCCGCCCAAGTGCTCCTGGAATCCCGGCAGAAAGAAAGCCGCAATAAACGGGCAGCTGTCACACGGGAACTCAACACAATGCTCGAAGACGGCGATCCGATCACCTTCGTCAAAGTCGCACGCAGGGCCAACGTCTCCACGTGGCTCGTCTACTCGCCCGGCACACGAGAACAGGTCCAAGAGGCCATCACCAAGCAACGTCAGCCCGACACGGCTACCAGCCAGCCGGCAGGAATCGAGTCTCTCCGAACCGACCTGGCACTGGCCCGTCAGGAAATCACCGTCCTCCGCCGCGAACGCGAGGACCTGCGGGCAAAGCTCAGGCAGGCGCTCGGCCGCCAACTAAACAACCTCAGCACTGCCCCTCTGGTCGACCGTCTCAACCGCCTCGCCGGCGAACTGGCGGAGACCCGCGCATCAAATACTGAACTAAAGCTCCAGGTTGCGGCCCTGCAGGACGACCTCACCGCGGCCCGAACCAGCCTCCGGCGCATGATCCGAGAGCGAAACACTGACACTCCCGGATAG
- a CDS encoding GNAT family N-acetyltransferase has protein sequence MQIREATLDDLGDVTEVCDASGRTRWTSEMIATRNDRVVLVAVAQGEVVGVAKTHLHPDPEGSSPAGHYLGGVVVAPGFRRRGVGSALTRARLEWIWSRASIAYYFTNEHNTASIRMHETLNFRPVARFLEIRGVTADDGRSELILFAASR, from the coding sequence ATGCAGATTCGTGAAGCCACCCTGGATGACCTGGGAGATGTGACTGAGGTCTGTGATGCCAGCGGCAGAACACGCTGGACCAGCGAGATGATCGCCACCAGGAACGACCGAGTCGTATTGGTGGCCGTCGCACAGGGCGAGGTCGTCGGCGTGGCCAAGACACATCTCCACCCGGATCCCGAAGGCAGCTCTCCTGCGGGCCACTATCTTGGGGGCGTGGTGGTCGCTCCGGGATTCCGCCGGCGAGGAGTCGGTTCTGCCCTCACCCGGGCGAGATTGGAATGGATCTGGTCTCGGGCTTCAATCGCTTACTACTTCACGAACGAACACAACACGGCATCCATCAGGATGCACGAGACTCTCAATTTCCGGCCGGTCGCTCGATTCTTGGAGATCCGCGGAGTGACCGCGGACGACGGCCGGTCTGAGCTCATTCTCTTTGCGGCATCCCGATAG
- a CDS encoding IS3 family transposase (programmed frameshift) encodes MARRHTPEQVIAKVRQGQKMLNDGRPMVEVIKELQVTEATWYRWLNQYGSEKNAEASKRTKELEKENARLKRLLAEKELAIDILNEVAKGKFLSPEPRRRAVRMAVEKFGASERFACAVLGQNRSAFRKKKPDMGFEEARLRAALRAVAGQHPAWGWRKVRWHLLAQPEWDGVVLNRKRVRRLWRDEGLVCKPRARKKRRTGPGAGEQKRLTAQYPMHVVSFDFQSDVTSCGRHIRFFNVIDEYTRTALAVIPRRSFKAADVVAVLENIIAETGTAPTYVRCDNGPEFTAAALIEWCNTAGVDTAFIDPGSPWQNGFIESFNAQFRREQLSGEIMDTMAEAKYLADEWKAIYNHERPHGSLNGMTPKRYWENWTQENQLAIA; translated from the exons ATGGCACGCAGACACACCCCTGAGCAGGTCATCGCCAAGGTCCGGCAGGGCCAGAAGATGCTCAATGACGGGCGCCCGATGGTCGAGGTAATCAAGGAGCTCCAGGTTACCGAGGCGACCTGGTATCGGTGGTTGAACCAGTACGGGTCCGAGAAGAACGCCGAGGCGTCCAAACGGACCAAGGAGCTGGAGAAAGAGAACGCCCGGCTTAAGCGGCTGCTGGCGGAGAAGGAACTGGCCATCGACATCCTGAACGAGGTGGCCAAGGGAAAAT TTCTGAGCCCCGAACCCCGCCGTCGTGCCGTGCGCATGGCGGTGGAGAAGTTCGGGGCGTCCGAGCGTTTCGCGTGCGCGGTGCTGGGGCAGAACCGGTCCGCGTTCCGCAAGAAGAAGCCCGATATGGGCTTTGAGGAAGCCCGGCTCCGTGCAGCCTTGCGCGCCGTCGCCGGGCAGCACCCCGCGTGGGGCTGGCGGAAGGTGCGCTGGCACCTGCTGGCTCAGCCTGAGTGGGACGGCGTGGTGCTGAACAGGAAGCGGGTGCGACGGCTCTGGCGCGATGAAGGCCTGGTCTGTAAACCCCGGGCGAGGAAGAAGCGCCGGACCGGGCCCGGCGCCGGTGAACAGAAGCGCCTAACTGCCCAGTACCCGATGCATGTGGTCAGTTTCGACTTCCAGTCCGATGTGACCTCTTGCGGACGGCACATCCGGTTCTTTAACGTCATCGACGAATACACCCGCACGGCGCTGGCGGTCATTCCGCGCCGGTCGTTCAAGGCCGCCGACGTGGTCGCTGTGTTGGAGAACATCATCGCCGAGACCGGCACCGCCCCGACCTACGTGAGGTGTGACAACGGGCCCGAATTCACCGCCGCCGCACTGATTGAGTGGTGCAACACCGCCGGCGTGGATACCGCCTTCATTGACCCGGGATCACCCTGGCAGAACGGCTTCATCGAGTCCTTCAACGCCCAGTTCAGAAGGGAACAACTCTCCGGAGAAATCATGGACACCATGGCCGAAGCCAAGTATTTGGCCGACGAATGGAAAGCTATCTACAATCATGAACGGCCCCATGGATCCCTGAACGGCATGACGCCGAAGCGCTACTGGGAAAACTGGACGCAAGAAAACCAATTAGCTATCGCATAG
- a CDS encoding DUF2625 family protein — protein MTPTRSADELLSVDSPAWPRLNALLASSSVDFKVVPADETAKGNVLFRLQVTAASTLGAIASNCGALVVDHGWVRILGAGAKGMEDIATANALGDPDHREAPPGHLVIAYDVLGGVFAINHDDLPAEPGEVCYWRPDTLESTPLGAGHTAFVEWLLNAGAAEFYRELRWPGWEEEVAALSIDEGISVYPFLFTEEGRNITTAARKAVPFRELLYLNAQMANSLRPESN, from the coding sequence ATGACTCCAACACGATCTGCGGATGAGCTTCTGAGCGTCGATTCTCCAGCGTGGCCCCGGCTAAACGCGCTCTTGGCCAGCTCATCCGTCGATTTCAAAGTGGTGCCAGCTGACGAAACCGCCAAAGGGAACGTGCTATTCCGGTTGCAGGTGACCGCCGCGTCGACGCTTGGAGCGATTGCATCGAACTGCGGAGCTCTCGTCGTCGATCACGGGTGGGTGCGGATTCTCGGCGCCGGCGCTAAGGGAATGGAGGACATCGCTACAGCCAACGCTCTGGGTGATCCCGACCATCGCGAGGCGCCCCCAGGCCATCTTGTGATCGCCTACGACGTCCTGGGTGGAGTCTTCGCTATCAATCACGATGATCTCCCCGCCGAACCCGGAGAAGTTTGCTACTGGCGGCCGGACACTCTGGAGTCGACTCCTTTGGGGGCCGGCCACACTGCATTCGTTGAGTGGCTGCTGAATGCAGGAGCCGCGGAGTTTTACCGGGAACTGCGCTGGCCGGGATGGGAAGAAGAAGTCGCAGCTCTGTCCATTGACGAAGGCATCAGCGTCTACCCGTTCCTCTTCACAGAAGAGGGCCGCAACATTACGACGGCGGCAAGAAAGGCAGTTCCCTTTCGGGAACTGCTCTATCTGAATGCACAAATGGCCAACAGCCTCAGACCAGAGTCAAACTAA
- a CDS encoding DNA methyltransferase: protein MARLNLKAIEERVAPLAGGQTYDREFIFDLLLAYGKPQSSVTRLRTGDLNVAANPATEVAQKKVVYFKETTGDPLEVLEELKSSPDVVRFSTRFVIVTDYDELVAMDTKTGETIGFPIRDIDQHFTFFLPWAGMEKAQYVAETHADVKAAERMGKLFDELLQANPDLLKQPRGRHALNLFFTRLLFCYFAEDTGIFAESQFTNAVGSHTQDDGSDTADFLTDLFTALDTADASDKPKHLAAFPYVNGRLFTMSEEHVVPMFTKKAREELINAGKLIWREINPDIFGSMFQAIVTPGKRSDLGQHYTSVPNILKTIEPLFLNALKDDLDESFDSVKKLEALLDRISAIKVFDPACGSGNFLIIAYKELRKLEHAILERLAELDNKHLVLFAESRINIENFYGIEIDDFAVEVAILSLWIAKHQMNTEFKEKFNISIPLIPLKETGQIKQGNATRVDWNDVCPNDGEEIYLIGNPPYKGAKYQTTEMKADFPFVFGNRPFNKNLDYIALWFVKGADYIAGTQAELAFVTTNSVSQGEHVGLMFPTIFDKGIEIGFAHTSFKWENNAKRNAGVTVAVINLRAGRMGEKFIFTDGLQIAAQNINGYLVDAATIYVSKSTKPRNGLPVMRSGSMPLDGGNLVLSPAEADSIRSDASAAKFVKSFLGSDEFIKGKDRYALWISDRDQTTARANADIASRIERGWVPR, encoded by the coding sequence GTGGCAAGGCTAAATCTGAAAGCCATCGAAGAGCGCGTCGCGCCGCTCGCCGGCGGTCAGACGTACGACCGCGAGTTCATTTTCGATTTGCTCCTCGCCTACGGAAAGCCTCAGAGCAGCGTCACTCGCCTGCGCACCGGCGATCTGAACGTCGCAGCCAACCCTGCGACCGAGGTCGCGCAGAAGAAGGTCGTCTACTTCAAGGAGACGACAGGGGACCCCCTCGAGGTCTTGGAGGAGCTGAAGTCGTCTCCTGACGTCGTGCGCTTCAGCACGCGCTTCGTGATAGTCACCGACTATGACGAGCTCGTGGCCATGGACACCAAGACGGGAGAGACAATCGGGTTCCCGATCAGGGACATCGACCAGCACTTCACCTTCTTCCTGCCCTGGGCGGGGATGGAGAAGGCGCAGTACGTCGCCGAAACACATGCGGACGTCAAGGCTGCCGAACGCATGGGCAAGCTGTTCGATGAGCTGCTTCAGGCGAACCCTGATCTTCTTAAGCAACCACGTGGACGCCACGCGCTTAATCTGTTCTTCACTCGTCTGCTGTTCTGCTACTTCGCCGAAGACACGGGTATCTTTGCCGAGAGCCAGTTCACCAATGCCGTCGGGTCCCACACCCAGGACGACGGCTCGGACACCGCGGACTTCCTCACAGACCTGTTCACGGCGTTGGACACAGCAGACGCCTCCGACAAGCCCAAACATCTCGCGGCGTTTCCCTACGTCAACGGCCGACTGTTCACGATGTCCGAGGAACACGTGGTGCCGATGTTCACCAAGAAGGCGCGAGAAGAGCTCATCAACGCCGGCAAACTCATATGGCGCGAGATCAACCCGGACATCTTCGGCTCGATGTTTCAGGCAATTGTCACTCCCGGAAAGCGCAGCGATCTCGGCCAGCACTACACCTCGGTGCCTAACATCCTCAAGACAATCGAGCCACTCTTCCTCAACGCCTTGAAGGACGACCTCGACGAGAGCTTCGACTCCGTGAAAAAGCTCGAAGCCTTGCTCGACCGGATCAGCGCCATCAAGGTCTTCGACCCAGCCTGTGGCTCCGGCAACTTCCTGATCATCGCTTACAAGGAACTGCGCAAGCTCGAGCACGCGATTCTGGAACGGCTGGCCGAACTGGATAATAAGCACCTCGTGCTGTTCGCCGAGTCGAGGATCAATATCGAGAACTTCTACGGGATCGAGATCGACGACTTCGCTGTCGAGGTCGCTATCCTCTCCCTCTGGATCGCCAAGCACCAGATGAACACTGAGTTCAAGGAGAAGTTCAACATCTCGATCCCGCTGATCCCGCTCAAGGAGACCGGCCAAATAAAGCAGGGTAACGCAACCCGCGTCGACTGGAACGATGTCTGTCCCAACGACGGCGAGGAGATCTATCTGATCGGCAACCCGCCGTACAAAGGGGCGAAGTATCAGACCACCGAGATGAAGGCCGACTTCCCGTTTGTATTCGGGAATCGCCCTTTCAACAAGAACCTCGATTACATTGCGCTCTGGTTCGTCAAAGGTGCCGATTACATTGCCGGGACACAAGCAGAGCTCGCATTTGTGACCACTAATTCAGTATCTCAAGGCGAACACGTCGGGTTGATGTTCCCGACTATCTTCGATAAAGGCATTGAGATCGGCTTCGCGCACACGTCCTTTAAATGGGAAAACAACGCCAAGAGGAATGCTGGCGTTACGGTCGCTGTAATCAACCTTCGAGCGGGGCGGATGGGAGAGAAGTTCATCTTCACCGATGGGCTTCAGATCGCGGCCCAGAACATAAATGGGTACCTGGTTGACGCCGCCACGATCTATGTGTCCAAATCGACGAAGCCGCGAAATGGCCTCCCGGTGATGCGCTCGGGAAGCATGCCGCTTGACGGCGGCAATCTTGTGCTAAGCCCTGCCGAAGCAGACAGCATCCGAAGCGACGCGAGCGCCGCAAAATTCGTCAAGTCATTCCTGGGTTCGGACGAGTTCATTAAGGGTAAGGATCGATATGCCTTGTGGATTTCGGATCGGGACCAGACTACAGCGCGAGCTAATGCCGACATCGCCTCGCGAATCGAGCGTGGTTGGGTCCCCAGATAG
- a CDS encoding AraC family transcriptional regulator, translated as MPAFLETVINFEFAGPLILGSAAAGFQPGRPLGLMGPHTQAGNSLRFEGSIDSFAIFLQPAALWTLFRVPTRAVMETDYDAEDVLGAPIVELWHILAELPGFAERTRAAAKFIYRAAALGHGETPTTAAASWLARHGGQIAIPDLAMHMNVSVRQLERSFLREMGMQPKRFARVARFQAALDARVGRPDRSWLDIAAECGYHDQMHLVHDFQAFSGLSPTFTIERLGDSRPSALAASHSRDQE; from the coding sequence ATGCCGGCCTTTTTGGAGACTGTCATCAACTTCGAGTTCGCCGGCCCCCTAATCCTGGGTTCGGCCGCGGCGGGTTTTCAGCCCGGCCGCCCGCTTGGGCTCATGGGCCCCCACACGCAGGCCGGCAACAGCCTCAGATTCGAGGGAAGCATCGATTCGTTCGCCATTTTTCTGCAGCCGGCGGCGCTGTGGACTCTCTTCCGGGTGCCGACCAGGGCGGTGATGGAAACGGATTACGACGCGGAGGATGTGCTCGGAGCGCCCATAGTGGAACTCTGGCACATTCTGGCCGAACTGCCTGGCTTCGCCGAGCGGACAAGGGCTGCAGCGAAATTCATCTATCGTGCTGCGGCATTGGGTCACGGGGAGACGCCCACCACAGCGGCAGCGTCATGGCTGGCACGGCACGGCGGGCAGATCGCCATCCCCGACTTGGCTATGCACATGAACGTCAGCGTGCGGCAGCTGGAGCGATCCTTCCTGCGCGAGATGGGGATGCAGCCCAAGCGTTTCGCTCGAGTTGCCCGCTTCCAAGCTGCCCTCGACGCGCGGGTAGGAAGACCCGACCGGTCGTGGCTCGACATAGCAGCTGAGTGCGGATACCACGATCAGATGCACCTCGTCCACGACTTTCAAGCGTTCAGCGGCCTGTCACCGACGTTCACCATCGAACGTCTCGGCGATTCCCGCCCGTCAGCACTGGCAGCCTCCCACAGCCGGGACCAGGAGTAG
- a CDS encoding recombinase family protein — protein MGLLLGYVRVSTTDQHGAAQRDALLEAGVEEKYIYFDQLSGAKAAKERPGLSALLAFAREGDTVIVYRIDRLGRSLIDVLNTVAEMQERGIGLRSLVDGIDPSTASGRLQLGLFATLAEYERELINERVRAEVMAAKARGVKFGQQPVDETTVEDKIETARRLLSEGKTADRAAKTVGWSRATLYRYLKMYGTEPPTPNETELAVGPGKSGYAKKKRVPARR, from the coding sequence ATGGGACTGCTACTGGGATACGTGAGGGTGTCAACGACCGACCAGCACGGCGCCGCACAGCGGGACGCGCTGCTCGAAGCCGGCGTCGAGGAGAAGTACATCTACTTCGATCAGCTCTCGGGCGCGAAGGCGGCCAAGGAGCGGCCCGGCCTGTCCGCGCTGCTGGCGTTCGCCCGCGAAGGGGACACGGTGATCGTCTACAGGATTGACCGACTCGGCCGGTCCCTGATTGACGTCCTTAATACTGTCGCCGAGATGCAGGAGCGCGGCATCGGGCTGCGTTCCCTGGTCGACGGGATCGACCCGAGTACAGCTTCGGGTCGCCTCCAGCTCGGCCTCTTTGCCACGCTGGCTGAATACGAGCGGGAACTCATCAACGAGCGGGTGCGGGCCGAGGTCATGGCGGCCAAAGCCCGCGGGGTGAAGTTCGGCCAGCAGCCGGTGGACGAAACCACGGTCGAGGACAAGATCGAGACAGCGCGCCGACTGCTCTCCGAGGGCAAGACTGCAGACCGGGCCGCCAAGACGGTCGGCTGGTCCAGGGCCACCCTGTACCGCTACCTGAAGATGTACGGCACCGAGCCGCCGACGCCGAACGAAACGGAGCTGGCAGTCGGCCCAGGGAAGTCCGGCTACGCGAAGAAGAAGCGGGTGCCCGCCCGCAGGTAG
- a CDS encoding DUF309 domain-containing protein, with translation MTGDRDQDALRRPRQARPRDALGRPLPYGSAGVEPVSEEPLPPAETLVSARNLVEAGRPFAAHEVLEARWKAGPAQERDLWQGLAQVCVGLTHAARGNSVGALRLFDRGAARLEEYGSGEGPTYGLDLSAVVSCARDRMGTGG, from the coding sequence ATGACCGGTGACCGGGACCAGGATGCTTTAAGGCGCCCGCGGCAGGCCCGGCCACGTGACGCTCTTGGACGGCCCCTGCCGTATGGAAGCGCCGGTGTGGAGCCGGTCTCCGAGGAGCCGCTGCCGCCGGCGGAGACGTTGGTCTCGGCCCGGAACCTGGTGGAAGCGGGCCGGCCCTTCGCCGCGCATGAGGTACTGGAGGCCCGCTGGAAAGCCGGGCCGGCCCAAGAACGTGACCTTTGGCAAGGTCTCGCCCAGGTCTGCGTCGGGCTCACCCACGCTGCCCGGGGGAACAGCGTTGGCGCGCTCCGGCTCTTCGATCGCGGCGCGGCCCGGCTCGAGGAGTACGGTTCCGGTGAAGGGCCAACCTACGGGCTCGATTTGTCCGCCGTGGTGAGTTGCGCGCGTGATCGGATGGGCACCGGCGGCTGA